One Podarcis muralis chromosome 1, rPodMur119.hap1.1, whole genome shotgun sequence genomic window carries:
- the MED19 gene encoding mediator of RNA polymerase II transcription subunit 19, producing the protein MGGDCAGHAGMMENFSALFGGTEPPPPTTAAALGFGPGKPGGPGTGPPPVPAGTPVGEKAAAASGPFYLMRELPGTTELTGSTNLITHYNLEHAYNKFCGKKVKEKLSNFLPDLPGMIDLPGSHDNSSLRSLIEKPPICSSSFNPITGTMLTGFRLHAGPLPEQCRLMHIQPPKKKNKHKHKQSRTQDPVPPETPSDSDHKKKKKKKEDDPERKRKKKEKKKKKNRHSPEHPGVGSSQASSSSSLR; encoded by the exons ATGGGAGGAGATTGCGCGGGGCACGCCGGGATGATGGAGAATTTCTCCGCTCTCTTCGGAGGGACGGAACCGCCTCCGCCTACCACAGCCGCCGCGCTGGGCTTTGGACCAGGGAAACCCGGAGGACCGGGGACTGGGCCACCTCCCGTCCCTGCCGGGACCCCCGTCGGAGAGAAAGCGGCGGCCGCCAGCGGCCCCTTCTACCTAATGCGCGAGTTACCAG GTACTACAGAACTAACAGGGAGCACAAACCTGATCACCCACTACAACCTGGAGCATGCCTACAACAAATTTTGTGGCAAAAAGGTGAAGGAGAAGCTCAGCAACTTTCTGCCAGACCTACCAGGGATGATAGATTTGCCAGGTTCACATGACAACAGCAGCTTGCGTTCTCTCATTGAGAAGCCCCCCATCTGCAGCAGTTCGTTCAACCCTATCACCGGTACCATGCTAACAGGCTTTCGTCTCCATGCAGGCCCG CTGCCAGAGCAGTGTCGCTTAATGCACATCCAGCCACCTAAGAAAAAAAACAAGCACAAACACAAGCAGAGTCGTACGCAGGATCCTGTCCCTCCAG AAACTCCTTCAGATTCTGAccacaagaagaaaaagaagaagaaagaggatgaCCCTGAgcggaaaaggaagaagaaggagaagaagaaaaagaaa aaTCGGCATAGCCCTGAACACCCTGGTGTGGGCAGCTCtcaggccagcagcagcagcagcctccggTAA